The DNA sequence GGATAAGGAGGGCACTACCTTGTTCAACACCGCTTATGATCAGTCTAAATGGGAGAAAGCCGCCGAAAGTTGTAAAGAGGCAGTGTTAGCTGCAGAAGAGGCAGGCTTGCAACTATACCGTTATACCCCGGTGGTATCCGGCAACACCCTTTCGGAAACCACCATTACTCAAATGAGCATCCGGAACAGCATTGCTGAAAAGTGGAATGCAGAAATTATCTGGGCGAATCCGAACAGCCTTGCGGAAAACATTCAGCGTCTTGCCCAGGCACGAATAGATCCGCTGCGTATTATCAGCCAGGGACCGCGTTCGCTTCTGGCGCCTCCCTTAAAAATGGCTGAACTGTTCTATACGAAAAATGGTGTGCCTATCGAGGAAGACCGGACCTGGGACTATGACGGCCGTTATGCCTTAAGAACGGCCACGGAGGCCGAGAAGTATAATCTACAGCCAGGTTATCAGACCGTAGCGCTTCATTTTGACCGGGAGAATCGTTTTTATGCCGATCTTGCTTTTGACGGAAGCGTGTGGTATGGCCAGGGACGATACGATGATAATTCGCCTTTCGTGGTGCAGGCCAGGCGGGGACAGTCCGCCTCACGCACCGTCGGCACCCTTTATTCCGTTACCGGTTACTGGCCTAAAAAGCTGGTGCATTACCAGAATATCATCCTTGAAGGCTCCGGCCAGGCATATTCCGTTGTGCCTTATCCCTGGCCGGTGATGAGACTGGCCGATCTGTACCTGCTGTACGCGGAGGCGCTGAACGAGTCCGGGCGTCCTTATGAGGAAGTATGCACATGGCTTAACCTGGTCCGGGAAAGAGCAGGGTTGCTATCCGTGCAGGAATCATGGAAACAGTTCTCGACGAATCCCAGCAAATATACTACTCAGAATGGGCTCCGGGATATTATCCAGCAAGAGCGGTTGATTGAAATGGCATTTGAAGGACAACGCTTCTGGGACCTGAGAAGATGGAAGAAAGCGCGGGAAGTATTGAATAATAACCAGATCCAGGGATGGGATATTGAGCAATCGGAAGCGGCGCTGTACTACCGGGTTAAAACGCTGTATACTAAAAAGTTCAGCAACAGGGACTATTTCTGGCCCATTGCTTCAAGGAATTTACTTATTGATAACGAGCTGGTGCAGAATCCAGGCTGGTAATGCCTGGCCTTTAAATATGAAGTCATGAAAAAATACTTTTATTTGTTACTGGTAGGTTTCGCCGTGTTTCTTCTTTCTTCTTGTAAGGAGAATGAAATAGGGCCTTCAAGTGAAAATACGGGAGTGCCTCCGCCTTTAACAGAAGCTGTGGTGGAGAATCTGCCGGGTGCGGTTAAAATAACCTACCCGCAGCCGACCAATAAAAACATATTGTATGTAAAGGCGGAGTGTTTTTTAAACGGTGAGCTGCGGCTGGAAAAAGCTTCCATTTATAATAACGAGATTATTATCGAAGGCTTTGGTAAAAGCGAAAATTATGAGGTGAAGCTTTATACCGTCAACAGGGCGGAGGAGCCTTCTGCGCCATACAATGTTACGGTACACCCATTGCCTCCTACGGTCCAAACGGTTTTTTCCGATCTTACGCTGGAGGAAGATTTTGGCGGAGCCTTAGTGAAAATCAACAATCCCACCGAGGCGGAGTTACGCCTGGTGATGCTTGCGATGGATGATACCGGGGACTGGGTGACAGCGGAAACCTATTATACGCAGCAAATTTCCGGCGCGTTTGCCTTGCGCGGATACGAACCGGAGCCAAGGAAGTTCGGCGTCTACCTCCGCGACCGGTGGGATAATCGTTCCGATACTCTTATAAAAACGCTAACTCCGGTTTTTGAGGAGAAATTAGCAAAGGATAAGTTCAGGGCGCTGAATCTGCCAACCGACGCGCCGGAAGGATACGGCTGGGCGATGCCTAATCTATGGAATGACAGGATACTGACGCATACAAGCATTGACGATCCCGGGTTTCACACGGCTCCTGGTTCAGGTTTTCCGCAATGGTTCACGTTTGACCTTGGCGTCAACGCTTCGCTGAGCAGGTTTAAAATTTATCAGCGCGGAGGTTTCTATACGTTCAACTCAGGGAATCCCAGGAAGTTCGAGGTCTGGGGCAGTAATGATCCGGCAACGGACGGCAGCTGGGACAATTGGACCAGGTTGCTTGCCTGTGAGTCGGTGAAGCCCTCGGGAAGGCCGCTGGGCGACAACAGCGATGAGGATCTGGCAAAAGTCGCCGCAGGTGAAGAGTTTTCCTTTCAGCCGGGCACTCCGCCTATGCGTTATATACGAATCAAGACCCTTGAAACCTGGGGTGGGTCTGACGCTCTTCATATCATCGAAATAGAATTTTGGGGTTCAAGTAATTAATGCTATGCATATATATAGAAAGAAATCTTTTCTGTATTGTTTTTTCTGGGTTGCTGTGGTTTGTGGAGTTTGCTCCTGCAGCAAGGAAGATGCGTATAAACAATACATCCCGAACGGCGAAGTAAAATACCCCGGCACGCCTGACACCATAATTTCTTATGCCGGATTGAACCGGATACAGCTTGCCCTGGTACTTCCCGATCCCAATATTACAAGGGTGGAGGTTTTTTGGAACAATAAAAGCACTAAACTGGAGGTGCCCGTTCAGAAAACCCGGGTATTAGAGGATACGATTAAAATCCTCATTGAAGAGTTGGAAGAGGCGACCTTTAACTTTGAAGTATTTACCCGTGATGAAGACGATAATATTTCAGTAGTCACAGAGGTTCAGGGGACTGCGTATGGGGAGAGTTATCTCAGTACCCTGCATAACAGGGCGCTGAAGAACGCGGCTACGTTGTACGGGGCAGACGGGACGACAACCATCGAATGGCACGGGCCTGAGGAAAACGAACGGGGGCTGGAGCTGAACTATACCGACAAGAACGGAAATCCGGCGCAGCTGTTTGTTGGAAAAGACGAATCGCTCACCTTGATTGCAGACTACAAACCTGGTACGGATTTTCGTTATCGCACGCTCTTTTCTCCTCAGTCGAATATGGTGGATGTTTTCGCCGCGGCCTATACAACCGTATCCGCGCCTCCGGTGACTTATCCTGATTTGGATAAAAGCAAGTTCAGGGAGTATATACTGCCGGGCGATGCACCTAGTGCCTATGGCTGGCTGCTTCCGTACATGTGGGACGGCAGATTTGGAGAGGGCGAAGGCTTCCATACTGATGTAACAGTTTCAAGTCCCCATCACTTTACGTTTGATCTTGGCGTCACCGCTGAACTTTCGGAAATGCGGATCTGGCAGCGGCGTGACGATCCTTACCTTTATAGTTTTGGAAACCCCAAACGATGGGAAGTATGGGGAAGTACGGATCCGGCACCTGACGGTAGTTATACGGGCTGGACTAAGCTGATGGACTGTGAATCCGTTAAGCCCTCAGGGTCCGGGCCGGTCACACAGGCAGACCGGGACTATGCAAATGCGGGAGAGCTATTCAAGTTTCCCGTTATTACGCAGCCGGTGCGATATATACGGTTCAGGATGCTGGAAAATTGGTCTGGTAACAGCGTTCCTTCATCAGGGGCGGGGGTTCATATTATGGAAGTCAATTTCAAGGGGGCTTATTAAGGTGACGACGGCCGCATAAAAATTATTCATTCACATAACAGAGGTATCCTAATGATTAAAAAAGCAATCACGTTTACTGTTGCCTTCATTTTTTTAAGCCTTCCGCTATTGCTTAGCGCACAGGAAAAGCTGAGGCGTTCAGAAAGCTTTTTCGGTTTCCATTTTGATTTTCATGCCACGGCAAATGATAAGGAATTAGGGAAGTATTTTGATGAAGAAGTGCTGACAACGTTTTTAAGACGTACAAACCCGGATTACGTTCAGATCGACAGCAAGGGGCATCCCGGATTTTCCAGCTACCCGACTAAAACAGGTTATTCTCCCGGAAGCTTTTCGAAGGATCCGATGAAATTGTGGCGGGAGGTTACTGATGAATTCAACATTGCTCTTTATGTGCATTATTCAGGTATCATGGACGATAAAGCCATCAGCGTTCACCCGGAATGGGCAAGGGTAAACGCGGATGGTTCCAAGGTTCCGGGAAGGGCCGCTTATCTGGGCCCTTATTCTGACAAATTAATGATCCCGCAGCTTAAAGAGATGATTGATAACTATGCGATAGACGGAGTATGGATCGACGGGGATTGCTGGGCCACCGGTCCGGATTACTCCGAAGAAGTCGTAAATGGCTTTAAAAAAGCCACGGGGCTTGAGTCGGCCCCTGTCACGGCAGATGATCCGAACTATTCAAAATGGCTTGAATATAACCGGCTGGCGTATAAGCAGTACCTGAAACACTATATTGATGCCATTCACGCATATAAACCAGGATTTCAAATAGCGAGTAATTGGGCTTTTTCTTCCATGATGCCTGAAGAAGTGGATGTGGACGTCGACTTTCTTTCCGGGGATGTCTCGGGTCAGAACTGTGTCTACAGTGCCGCATTTCAGGCCCGGTGTCTTGCTTTGCAAGGCAAACCATGGGATTTAATGGCCTGGGGTTTTGTACCCCTGGATTTTTCGGGAGGTATTCATAGCCCCAAATCCCTTGTGCAGCTGCAGCAGGAAGCCGCCGAAGTAATGGCGGTAGGCGGCGGTTTCCAGGTTTATTTTCAGCAAAACAGGGACGGCTCCTTTCAAAACAGTATCGACGTGGATGCAATGGCCCAACTAGCCGAATTTTGCAGGGAAAGGCAACCTTATTGCCAGAACAGCTCGGTCACTCCGGAAATTGCCTTATGGTATTCAGGAGAAGGATGGAAGAAGTACAATGCGGGCGTGTACGGCTGGGGATCTAATATGGAAGGGCTCAACAACCTGTTTATGGACGGTCAGCATTCCGTGGAAATTCTTATGGACCATCATATGCGGGAGCGGATGGAAAAATACCCCGTGATCGTTATTCCAGAGTGGGACCATTACGATGCTTCCCTGAAAAGCAGGCTGCTTGCGTACGTGAAGAACGGCGGTAATCTTTTTGTGATAGGTGCTAAAGCCGTGAAGCAGTTTGAACCTTACCTTGGTGTGACCTTCAGCGGATCCGACAGTACAAAGCAGTTTAACATCGGAGATCCGGAAATGAATGGGATCACCGGGATAAGAACCGCCTGGCAGAAAGTCCTCCCAAAGGAAGGAACAAAAGAGATTGGGCATGTTTACTACCAGCGAGATTACCGGTTTGCCACTGATTTTCCGGTTGCTACCGTCGCAGCATACGGAGAGGGCAAAATAGCCGGTC is a window from the Anseongella ginsenosidimutans genome containing:
- a CDS encoding RagB/SusD family nutrient uptake outer membrane protein, which gives rise to MKCIKIFLVLLLSVALASCSKYLDVVPDNVATIENAFSSRNTAEKFLFTCYAYLPAHGSPTGVPFTAGDEFWLPFPQNSQYYFNDPFEMIARDNQSAFDPSLNYWDGSRGGKPMFRAIRDCNIFLENIDAVPGMQSAEKKRWIAEVKFLKAYYHFWLVKLYGPVPLIKENLPISAGVDEVKAKREPVDSCFAYIESLLDEAVPDLPLTITDEANELGRISRVTCLSVKASIMVAAASPLFNGNTDYTGFKDKEGTTLFNTAYDQSKWEKAAESCKEAVLAAEEAGLQLYRYTPVVSGNTLSETTITQMSIRNSIAEKWNAEIIWANPNSLAENIQRLAQARIDPLRIISQGPRSLLAPPLKMAELFYTKNGVPIEEDRTWDYDGRYALRTATEAEKYNLQPGYQTVALHFDRENRFYADLAFDGSVWYGQGRYDDNSPFVVQARRGQSASRTVGTLYSVTGYWPKKLVHYQNIILEGSGQAYSVVPYPWPVMRLADLYLLYAEALNESGRPYEEVCTWLNLVRERAGLLSVQESWKQFSTNPSKYTTQNGLRDIIQQERLIEMAFEGQRFWDLRRWKKAREVLNNNQIQGWDIEQSEAALYYRVKTLYTKKFSNRDYFWPIASRNLLIDNELVQNPGW
- a CDS encoding DUF5000 domain-containing lipoprotein, with amino-acid sequence MKKYFYLLLVGFAVFLLSSCKENEIGPSSENTGVPPPLTEAVVENLPGAVKITYPQPTNKNILYVKAECFLNGELRLEKASIYNNEIIIEGFGKSENYEVKLYTVNRAEEPSAPYNVTVHPLPPTVQTVFSDLTLEEDFGGALVKINNPTEAELRLVMLAMDDTGDWVTAETYYTQQISGAFALRGYEPEPRKFGVYLRDRWDNRSDTLIKTLTPVFEEKLAKDKFRALNLPTDAPEGYGWAMPNLWNDRILTHTSIDDPGFHTAPGSGFPQWFTFDLGVNASLSRFKIYQRGGFYTFNSGNPRKFEVWGSNDPATDGSWDNWTRLLACESVKPSGRPLGDNSDEDLAKVAAGEEFSFQPGTPPMRYIRIKTLETWGGSDALHIIEIEFWGSSN
- a CDS encoding DUF4998 domain-containing protein, whose amino-acid sequence is MVCGVCSCSKEDAYKQYIPNGEVKYPGTPDTIISYAGLNRIQLALVLPDPNITRVEVFWNNKSTKLEVPVQKTRVLEDTIKILIEELEEATFNFEVFTRDEDDNISVVTEVQGTAYGESYLSTLHNRALKNAATLYGADGTTTIEWHGPEENERGLELNYTDKNGNPAQLFVGKDESLTLIADYKPGTDFRYRTLFSPQSNMVDVFAAAYTTVSAPPVTYPDLDKSKFREYILPGDAPSAYGWLLPYMWDGRFGEGEGFHTDVTVSSPHHFTFDLGVTAELSEMRIWQRRDDPYLYSFGNPKRWEVWGSTDPAPDGSYTGWTKLMDCESVKPSGSGPVTQADRDYANAGELFKFPVITQPVRYIRFRMLENWSGNSVPSSGAGVHIMEVNFKGAY
- a CDS encoding alpha-L-fucosidase encodes the protein MIKKAITFTVAFIFLSLPLLLSAQEKLRRSESFFGFHFDFHATANDKELGKYFDEEVLTTFLRRTNPDYVQIDSKGHPGFSSYPTKTGYSPGSFSKDPMKLWREVTDEFNIALYVHYSGIMDDKAISVHPEWARVNADGSKVPGRAAYLGPYSDKLMIPQLKEMIDNYAIDGVWIDGDCWATGPDYSEEVVNGFKKATGLESAPVTADDPNYSKWLEYNRLAYKQYLKHYIDAIHAYKPGFQIASNWAFSSMMPEEVDVDVDFLSGDVSGQNCVYSAAFQARCLALQGKPWDLMAWGFVPLDFSGGIHSPKSLVQLQQEAAEVMAVGGGFQVYFQQNRDGSFQNSIDVDAMAQLAEFCRERQPYCQNSSVTPEIALWYSGEGWKKYNAGVYGWGSNMEGLNNLFMDGQHSVEILMDHHMRERMEKYPVIVIPEWDHYDASLKSRLLAYVKNGGNLFVIGAKAVKQFEPYLGVTFSGSDSTKQFNIGDPEMNGITGIRTAWQKVLPKEGTKEIGHVYYQRDYRFATDFPVATVAAYGEGKIAGLYMDMSGPYNTSRHPVYNKIVNNVLAELNPDAGVRVRGSEKIHVVLGKKNEKALVHLINADGAHFNGKVYGYNQVSPSNPLSVDIKSAGKPKAVTLQPEGKRLEFDYRDQRILVDVPPVNVYSIIEIAY